One window of Brachybacterium ginsengisoli genomic DNA carries:
- the sucD gene encoding succinate--CoA ligase subunit alpha — protein MSIFLDENSKVIVQGMTGSEGMKHSQRMLDSGTNIVGGVNPRKAGQSVAFEGGTEVPVFGTVAEAMEATGANVSVVFVPPKFAKGAAIEAIDAEIELLVIITEGIPVTDSAEFFNYSQAKGTTRIIGPNCPGLISPGKSNAGITPSNITGAGKLGLVSKSGTLTYQMMYELADIGFTTAIGIGGDPVIGTTHIDALEAFENDPETAGIVMIGEIGGDAEERAAEYIKANVTKPVVGYVAGFTAPEGKTMGHAGAIVSGSAGTAQAKKEALEAAGVKVGKTPTETADLMREIIKGLV, from the coding sequence ATGTCTATCTTTCTCGATGAGAACAGCAAGGTCATCGTCCAGGGCATGACGGGCTCGGAGGGCATGAAGCACTCCCAGCGCATGCTCGACTCGGGCACGAACATCGTCGGCGGCGTGAACCCGCGCAAGGCCGGCCAGTCGGTCGCCTTCGAGGGCGGCACGGAGGTCCCGGTCTTCGGGACCGTCGCCGAGGCCATGGAGGCCACCGGCGCGAATGTCTCGGTGGTCTTCGTGCCGCCGAAGTTCGCCAAGGGCGCCGCGATCGAGGCGATCGACGCCGAGATCGAGCTCCTCGTCATCATCACCGAGGGCATCCCGGTCACGGATTCCGCCGAGTTCTTCAACTACTCGCAGGCCAAGGGCACCACCCGCATCATCGGGCCGAACTGCCCGGGCCTGATCAGCCCCGGCAAGTCCAACGCGGGCATCACCCCCTCGAACATCACCGGTGCGGGGAAGCTGGGCCTGGTCTCCAAGTCCGGCACCCTGACCTACCAGATGATGTACGAGCTCGCCGACATCGGCTTCACCACCGCCATCGGCATCGGCGGCGACCCGGTCATCGGCACCACGCACATCGATGCGCTCGAGGCGTTCGAGAACGATCCGGAGACCGCCGGCATCGTGATGATCGGCGAGATCGGCGGCGACGCCGAGGAGCGTGCGGCCGAGTACATCAAGGCCAACGTCACCAAGCCGGTCGTCGGCTACGTCGCGGGCTTCACCGCCCCCGAGGGCAAGACCATGGGCCACGCCGGCGCCATCGTCTCGGGCTCCGCGGGCACCGCGCAGGCGAAGAAGGAGGCCCTCGAGGCCGCCGGCGTCAAGGTGGGCAAGACCCCCACCGAGACTGCCGACCTGATGCGCGAGATCATCAAGGGTCTGGTCTGA
- a CDS encoding C40 family peptidase, with amino-acid sequence MSKTANHTHRRAARTVTPAARAGRAGAGAAMAAAMLFGGAAAATAEPQADAPQADAAPALIAPVAAPAVGIPAAKAAVSEKAGPALAPVAGEISVEVGPTEEEIAAAEAAEREAAELAAEQEAEENAQAEQDQQSEDSTENETETRQDEGSSRSEERSSREDDEDSSSSSSSSSSSSSSSNSSSDQSQEQKSEEKSSPAPSAAKGGSVLATARSGIGTPYVFGGTSTSGWDCSGFVQWVYAQHGVSLPRGADAQAASGTVVSRSEAQPGDLVWKPGHIGIYAGNGKFVDAGNPRVDTTERNIYSGSWTFVRVG; translated from the coding sequence GTGTCGAAGACTGCGAACCACACCCACCGCCGCGCCGCGCGCACCGTGACCCCTGCCGCCCGTGCGGGCCGTGCAGGTGCCGGAGCCGCCATGGCCGCGGCGATGCTGTTCGGCGGCGCCGCCGCCGCGACGGCCGAGCCCCAGGCCGACGCCCCGCAGGCTGACGCAGCCCCCGCGCTGATCGCCCCCGTCGCCGCTCCGGCCGTGGGCATCCCCGCCGCCAAGGCCGCCGTCTCCGAGAAGGCCGGGCCCGCTCTGGCCCCCGTCGCCGGCGAGATCTCCGTCGAGGTCGGCCCGACGGAGGAGGAGATCGCCGCCGCCGAGGCCGCTGAGCGCGAGGCCGCCGAGCTCGCCGCAGAGCAGGAGGCCGAGGAGAACGCGCAGGCCGAGCAGGACCAGCAGTCCGAGGACAGCACCGAGAACGAGACCGAGACCCGTCAGGACGAGGGCTCCTCCCGCTCCGAGGAGCGCTCCAGCCGTGAGGACGACGAGGACTCCTCGTCCTCCTCCAGCTCGTCCTCGAGCTCCAGCTCCTCTTCGAACTCCTCCTCCGATCAGTCGCAGGAGCAGAAGTCCGAGGAGAAGTCCTCCCCGGCGCCGTCGGCCGCCAAGGGCGGTTCGGTCCTCGCCACCGCTCGCTCCGGCATCGGCACCCCGTACGTCTTCGGCGGCACCTCCACCTCCGGCTGGGACTGCTCCGGCTTCGTGCAGTGGGTCTACGCCCAGCACGGCGTCTCCCTGCCCCGCGGCGCCGACGCCCAGGCCGCCTCCGGCACCGTCGTCTCCCGCTCCGAGGCGCAGCCCGGCGACCTGGTCTGGAAGCCCGGCCACATCGGCATCTACGCGGGCAACGGCAAGTTCGTCGACGCCGGCAACCCCCGCGTCGACACCACCGAGCGCAACATCTACTCCGGCAGCTGGACCTTCGTCCGCGTCGGCTGA
- a CDS encoding putative RNA methyltransferase: MPRPAPAALLPWLDVLLCPHCRERVELSERTLRCPQGHSFDLARAGYVSLLTGTSPTSGDDDDMARARDAFLATGAYAPLQQLIAELAGQVLPAADPGDSSRVLDIGCGTGYYLGGVLDRVPSAQGLGVDTAPRALRFAARAHERAAAAGWDVFSPFPLADGAVDLVMDVFAPRNPAEFARVLNPAGHLLVVRPATDHLAELRESVPGMVQLDPRKEERLHDVLYPLFTTADTQDLRLSLELDEAMVRDLVAMTPSARHVDLSTLAGSGDGSRAVTVSVRASLHRRR; the protein is encoded by the coding sequence GTGCCCCGCCCCGCCCCTGCCGCCCTCCTCCCCTGGCTCGACGTCCTGCTGTGCCCGCACTGCCGGGAGCGCGTCGAGCTCTCGGAGCGCACTCTGCGCTGCCCGCAGGGCCACAGCTTCGACCTCGCCCGGGCCGGCTATGTCTCGCTGCTCACCGGGACCAGCCCCACCAGCGGGGACGATGACGACATGGCCCGCGCACGGGACGCCTTCCTCGCCACCGGCGCCTACGCACCGCTCCAGCAGCTGATCGCCGAGCTCGCGGGCCAGGTCCTCCCCGCCGCGGATCCCGGCGACTCCTCCCGGGTGCTCGACATCGGCTGCGGCACCGGCTACTACCTCGGCGGCGTGCTCGACCGGGTCCCCTCGGCGCAGGGACTCGGGGTGGACACCGCCCCGCGCGCCCTGCGCTTCGCCGCCCGCGCCCATGAGCGGGCCGCCGCGGCCGGCTGGGACGTCTTCTCCCCGTTCCCCCTCGCCGACGGCGCCGTGGACCTCGTGATGGACGTGTTCGCGCCGCGGAACCCCGCGGAGTTCGCCCGCGTGCTGAACCCTGCGGGGCACCTGCTCGTGGTGCGCCCCGCGACGGACCATCTGGCCGAGCTGCGCGAGAGCGTGCCCGGGATGGTGCAGCTGGATCCACGCAAGGAGGAGCGCCTGCACGACGTCCTCTACCCGCTGTTCACCACCGCGGACACCCAGGACCTCCGGCTCTCGCTCGAGCTGGACGAGGCGATGGTGCGGGACCTCGTGGCGATGACCCCCAGCGCCCGGCACGTGGACCTCTCCACCCTCGCCGGATCCGGGGACGGATCGCGGGCGGTCACCGTCTCGGTGCGCGCGAGCCTGCACCGTCGCCGCTGA
- a CDS encoding metal-dependent transcriptional regulator — protein sequence MSGDLIDTTEMYLKTVFELHEAGVAPMRARIAERLGHSGPTVSQTVARMERDGLLHLDDQRRIRLTSEGSAVATDVMRKHRLAERHLLDVIGLDYAHVHEEACRWEHVMSLEVEKRIAQQVAPPYVDPYGNPIPGLAALGIEETQAIEEGKGESNSSSELSESLADGQTLRVRLERIGERVQSDVDLLGDLARHGMIPGAEVSAERVGGSIVLTGPGGGEVAVTEVVADQLHVSPLDAG from the coding sequence GTGTCCGGAGATCTCATCGACACCACCGAGATGTACCTGAAGACGGTGTTCGAACTCCACGAGGCCGGGGTCGCGCCGATGCGGGCCCGGATCGCCGAGCGCCTGGGCCACTCCGGACCCACCGTCTCCCAGACGGTCGCGCGGATGGAGCGCGACGGGCTGCTCCATCTCGACGACCAGCGGCGGATCCGGCTCACCTCCGAGGGCTCCGCGGTCGCCACCGACGTGATGCGCAAGCACCGACTGGCCGAGCGGCACCTGCTGGACGTGATCGGGCTGGACTACGCCCACGTCCACGAGGAGGCCTGCCGCTGGGAGCACGTGATGAGCCTCGAGGTCGAGAAGCGCATCGCGCAGCAGGTCGCTCCGCCCTATGTGGATCCCTACGGCAACCCGATCCCCGGCCTCGCGGCCCTCGGCATCGAGGAGACCCAGGCCATAGAGGAGGGTAAAGGCGAGTCCAACAGCAGCAGTGAGCTGAGTGAGAGCCTCGCCGATGGACAGACCCTCCGGGTCCGGCTGGAGCGGATCGGGGAACGGGTCCAGAGCGATGTGGATCTTCTCGGTGACCTCGCACGTCACGGCATGATTCCAGGGGCCGAGGTCAGCGCTGAGCGGGTCGGCGGCAGCATCGTGCTGACGGGTCCCGGCGGAGGAGAGGTGGCGGTGACCGAGGTCGTCGCCGATCAGCTCCACGTGAGCCCGCTCGACGCCGGGTAA
- a CDS encoding ATP-binding cassette domain-containing protein gives MSSPAHPADSHDVIRVRGARENNLRDISLDLPKRRLTVFTGVSGSGKSSLVFSTIAAESQRMINETYSSFLQGFMPSLARPDVDELQGLTTAIIVDQERMGANVRSTVGTVTDASAHLRTLFSKLAEPHVGGPGAYSFNVPSVTAAGAMTVQRGAKTIAEKATYSRVGGMCPRCEGMGEISDVDLAELYDEELSLDEGPFTIPNYAAGGWYVKIFSRSGFFPSDKPIRSFTKRQLHDFLYKEPTKISIDGMNMTYEGLIPKIQKSILSKDRDAMQPHVRAFVDRAVKFVVCPECEGTRLAEHARTSRIDGLSIADATSLQITELAEWVESLRSSHTGPTVAPLLANLSDLLGSFVRIGLGYLALDRPSGTLSGGESQRTRMIRHLGSALTDVTYVFDEPTIGLHPHDIATMNSLLLDLRDKGNTVLVVEHKPETIAIADHVVDLGPRAGALGGTVQYQGDLAGLRASATLTGVHLDRRASLKESVREPRGAIEIRGAHHHNLQDVDVDIPLGVLTVITGVAGSGKSSLVHGSLPKDAGAVVVDQTAIRGSRRSNPATYTGLLEPIRKAFAKANGVKPALFSNNSEGACPVCKGAGVIYTELGFMETVETLCEECEGRRFRADVLEHTFGGRDIAEVLALSVAEARELFSAEETKVPAAARMLGHLDEVGLGYLTIGQPLTTLSGGERQRLKLATHLGEKGGIYVLDEPTTGLHLADVDQLLGLLDRLVDSGRSVIVIEHHQAVMAHADHLIDLGPGAGADGGRIVFEGSPAELVADASTLTGKHLREYVGA, from the coding sequence ATGTCCTCCCCCGCCCACCCCGCCGATTCCCACGACGTGATCCGGGTGCGCGGCGCTCGCGAGAACAACCTCCGCGACATCTCCCTGGACCTGCCCAAACGGCGCCTGACCGTGTTCACCGGGGTCTCGGGATCCGGCAAGAGCTCGCTCGTGTTCAGCACCATCGCGGCGGAGTCGCAGCGCATGATCAACGAGACCTACAGCTCCTTCCTGCAGGGCTTCATGCCCTCGCTGGCCCGCCCGGACGTGGACGAGCTGCAGGGGCTGACCACCGCGATCATCGTGGACCAGGAGCGGATGGGAGCGAACGTGCGCTCCACCGTCGGAACGGTCACCGATGCCAGCGCCCACCTGCGCACCCTGTTCTCCAAGCTCGCCGAGCCGCACGTCGGCGGCCCCGGCGCCTACTCCTTCAACGTCCCCTCGGTCACGGCCGCCGGGGCGATGACCGTGCAGCGAGGCGCGAAGACGATCGCCGAGAAGGCCACCTACTCGCGGGTGGGCGGCATGTGCCCGCGCTGCGAGGGCATGGGCGAGATCTCCGACGTGGACCTCGCCGAGCTCTACGACGAGGAGCTGTCCCTCGACGAGGGTCCCTTCACGATTCCCAACTACGCCGCCGGCGGCTGGTACGTGAAGATCTTCTCCCGCTCGGGCTTCTTCCCCTCCGACAAGCCCATCAGGTCGTTCACCAAGCGTCAGCTCCACGACTTCCTGTACAAGGAGCCGACGAAGATCTCGATCGACGGCATGAACATGACCTATGAGGGTCTGATCCCGAAGATCCAGAAGTCGATCCTCAGCAAGGACCGCGATGCGATGCAGCCCCATGTGCGGGCCTTCGTGGACCGGGCGGTGAAGTTCGTGGTGTGTCCGGAGTGCGAGGGGACCCGGCTGGCGGAGCACGCGCGCACCTCGCGGATCGACGGCCTCTCGATCGCCGACGCCACCTCCCTGCAGATCACGGAGCTGGCCGAGTGGGTCGAGTCGCTGCGCTCCTCGCACACCGGGCCGACGGTCGCCCCGCTGCTGGCGAACCTCTCCGACCTGCTGGGCTCCTTCGTGCGGATCGGTCTGGGCTACCTCGCCCTGGACCGCCCCTCCGGCACCCTCTCCGGCGGCGAGTCGCAGCGCACGCGGATGATCCGTCACCTGGGCTCCGCGCTCACGGACGTCACCTACGTCTTCGACGAGCCGACCATCGGCCTGCACCCCCACGACATCGCGACCATGAACTCGCTGCTGCTGGACCTCCGGGACAAGGGCAACACCGTGCTGGTGGTCGAGCACAAGCCGGAGACGATCGCGATCGCGGACCACGTCGTCGACCTCGGGCCGCGGGCCGGCGCCCTCGGCGGCACCGTGCAGTACCAGGGCGATCTGGCGGGGCTGCGGGCCTCGGCCACCCTCACCGGGGTGCATCTGGACCGCCGCGCGTCCCTCAAGGAGTCGGTGCGCGAGCCGCGCGGGGCGATCGAGATCCGCGGCGCCCACCACCACAACCTGCAGGACGTGGACGTGGACATCCCGCTGGGGGTGCTCACCGTCATCACGGGGGTGGCCGGGTCGGGCAAGAGCTCCCTGGTCCACGGCTCGCTGCCGAAGGACGCCGGGGCCGTCGTGGTGGACCAGACCGCGATCCGCGGCTCCCGCCGCTCCAACCCCGCCACCTACACCGGGCTGCTCGAGCCGATCCGCAAGGCCTTCGCGAAGGCCAACGGCGTCAAGCCCGCCCTGTTCTCCAACAACTCCGAGGGCGCCTGCCCCGTCTGCAAGGGCGCGGGGGTCATCTACACCGAGCTCGGGTTCATGGAGACCGTGGAGACCCTCTGCGAGGAGTGCGAGGGCCGCCGGTTCCGCGCCGACGTGCTCGAGCACACCTTCGGCGGCAGGGACATCGCCGAGGTGCTCGCCCTCTCCGTCGCCGAGGCGCGGGAGCTGTTCTCCGCGGAGGAGACGAAGGTGCCCGCAGCGGCGAGGATGCTCGGCCATCTGGACGAGGTGGGGCTCGGCTATCTCACCATCGGCCAGCCGCTGACCACCCTCTCGGGCGGCGAGCGCCAGCGCCTCAAGCTCGCCACCCACCTGGGCGAGAAGGGCGGGATCTACGTCCTCGACGAGCCCACCACCGGCCTGCACCTGGCCGATGTGGACCAGCTGCTGGGTCTGCTGGACCGGCTGGTGGACTCCGGGAGGTCCGTGATCGTCATCGAGCACCACCAGGCGGTCATGGCGCACGCCGACCACCTCATCGACCTCGGTCCCGGCGCCGGGGCCGACGGCGGTCGGATCGTGTTCGAGGGCTCCCCCGCCGAGCTGGTCGCGGACGCCTCGACCCTCACCGGGAAGCACTTGCGGGAGTACGTCGGGGCATGA
- a CDS encoding LCP family glycopolymer transferase codes for MTDPSSDPRRRRRRSGRHQQPARRPQSPPLPPEEARRNRDAAFGSPNPKRTWLGAESAEEPTPASVSTPSTGPTNPDAPASGRPATPRPDPASAAGSAARPDHEAPTQRLTPVEDAPEPSDQGRRSPSDPAADAEPPARPVVRRPRGRRAAFPLEQLPEEAAARTTEEQADEQDTAGTAGTCGAPSAGPADRPATADAPDPAAEPLDRPGRRRAAAIAEPAAEQDAWSAASPAAAPPAADPAASDAPAAGAGDSDPDGAPLTSGAAAGAAAGATWSVGDDAAAAAAEHPAEPLAPPADAQAARDTAATAGGSAVAASSTGTTDAGAAGAGAAGAGAAGDGETGADRTSSASAPDGSLPKVAFWTVLTSLVPGSGLVATRMRRAGLVMLSLLVLVLAVAGAFLLFGEPLRTGALLASRRGVLIGAMITVAVVGVVWALQIVLANLAHSTRQKLAGTKRYVALALAAVMVVCVAVPFGRGVQSLWALQGLMGSTSVFGGGESGDHPFVPGKDPWANAGRVNIMLLGQDAGVDRTGTRPDTIMVASIDTTTGKTALFSIPRNLEKVRFPEGTAAAKEFPDGFDYFGKNQDLINAVWTWAEDRKDLFPGDPEPGLTATRWAVEETLGLDTDYYAMVNLQGFEDLVNALGGVDLVVERRIPIGGGAADIEGWIEPGEQKLDGFHALWYSRSREGSNDFNRMCRQQRMVRAVAEEADPATLAMSIPGLVSATEENIVTDIPISNIDAFVELALRIKEGGFSSYPITQDVTFSGNPDYPLLKTWVQESIQDSMTRGEPTSVLGDTEPGSTAPAETGKAPEEEDEDPSAEATTTEEATPSDAPTSEESTDAGTPSSGEESTPAPPVDKDPLKSCLPGAEAEG; via the coding sequence ATGACGGACCCCTCTTCGGACCCCCGACGCAGGCGCCGCCGCTCCGGCAGACATCAGCAGCCGGCGCGTCGCCCGCAGTCGCCGCCGCTGCCTCCTGAGGAGGCGCGGCGGAACCGCGATGCCGCCTTCGGCTCCCCGAACCCGAAGCGCACGTGGCTCGGCGCCGAGTCGGCGGAGGAGCCGACGCCGGCCAGCGTGTCCACGCCCTCGACCGGTCCGACCAACCCGGATGCTCCGGCGTCCGGTCGGCCGGCGACGCCCCGCCCCGACCCCGCCTCCGCGGCGGGATCAGCGGCCCGCCCGGATCACGAGGCGCCGACGCAGCGCCTGACCCCGGTCGAGGACGCCCCCGAGCCGTCCGACCAGGGCCGCCGCTCCCCGAGCGATCCCGCAGCGGATGCCGAGCCGCCGGCGCGGCCCGTCGTGCGCAGACCCCGCGGACGACGCGCGGCGTTCCCCCTCGAGCAGCTCCCGGAGGAGGCCGCGGCCCGCACCACCGAGGAACAGGCTGACGAGCAGGACACGGCCGGGACCGCCGGCACCTGCGGCGCTCCGTCCGCCGGCCCTGCTGACCGGCCGGCCACGGCCGATGCCCCCGATCCCGCGGCCGAGCCGCTCGATCGACCGGGTCGTCGTCGCGCGGCGGCGATCGCCGAGCCCGCCGCCGAGCAGGACGCGTGGTCCGCCGCGTCTCCCGCCGCAGCACCTCCCGCCGCAGACCCCGCCGCCTCGGATGCCCCCGCCGCGGGCGCGGGCGACTCGGATCCCGACGGCGCTCCCCTCACGTCGGGCGCCGCCGCCGGTGCCGCCGCGGGAGCGACCTGGTCGGTCGGCGACGACGCCGCTGCCGCAGCGGCCGAGCACCCCGCCGAACCCCTCGCTCCCCCGGCCGATGCGCAGGCCGCCCGTGACACGGCGGCGACCGCCGGCGGGTCGGCGGTCGCCGCGTCGAGCACCGGCACGACCGATGCCGGGGCTGCCGGTGCCGGAGCTGCCGGTGCCGGAGCTGCCGGCGACGGAGAGACCGGCGCCGACCGGACGTCCTCCGCGTCGGCCCCCGACGGCTCGCTGCCGAAGGTCGCGTTCTGGACGGTCCTGACGTCCCTGGTCCCGGGCTCCGGGCTCGTCGCGACCCGCATGCGCCGCGCGGGGCTGGTCATGCTGTCCCTGCTCGTGCTCGTGCTCGCGGTGGCGGGAGCCTTCCTGCTGTTCGGCGAGCCTCTGCGCACCGGGGCGCTGCTCGCCTCCCGGCGCGGGGTCCTCATCGGCGCGATGATCACGGTGGCCGTGGTCGGCGTGGTGTGGGCGCTGCAGATCGTGCTCGCGAACCTCGCCCACTCCACCCGCCAGAAGCTCGCCGGGACGAAGCGCTACGTGGCGCTCGCCCTCGCGGCCGTGATGGTGGTCTGCGTGGCCGTGCCCTTCGGCCGCGGCGTGCAGTCCCTGTGGGCGCTGCAGGGCCTCATGGGGTCCACGAGCGTGTTCGGCGGCGGCGAGAGCGGCGACCATCCCTTCGTCCCGGGCAAGGACCCGTGGGCCAATGCCGGTCGGGTGAACATCATGCTGCTGGGCCAGGACGCCGGTGTGGACCGCACCGGCACCCGACCGGACACGATCATGGTCGCCTCGATCGACACCACGACCGGCAAGACGGCGCTGTTCTCGATCCCCCGCAACCTCGAGAAGGTGCGCTTCCCCGAGGGCACGGCCGCGGCGAAGGAGTTCCCGGACGGCTTCGACTACTTCGGGAAGAACCAGGACCTCATCAACGCCGTGTGGACCTGGGCGGAGGACCGCAAGGACCTCTTCCCCGGCGATCCCGAGCCGGGTCTGACGGCGACCCGCTGGGCCGTCGAGGAGACTCTCGGCCTGGACACCGACTACTACGCGATGGTGAACCTGCAGGGCTTCGAGGATCTCGTCAACGCCCTGGGCGGCGTGGATCTGGTCGTCGAGCGGCGCATCCCGATCGGAGGCGGCGCCGCCGACATCGAGGGCTGGATCGAGCCGGGCGAGCAGAAGCTCGACGGCTTCCACGCCCTGTGGTACTCCCGCTCGCGCGAGGGCTCCAACGACTTCAACCGCATGTGCCGCCAGCAGCGCATGGTGCGCGCTGTCGCGGAGGAGGCGGATCCCGCCACCCTCGCCATGTCGATCCCCGGCCTGGTCAGCGCCACCGAGGAGAACATCGTCACCGACATCCCGATCTCCAACATCGACGCCTTCGTCGAGCTGGCGCTGCGGATCAAGGAGGGCGGCTTCTCCTCCTACCCGATCACCCAGGACGTCACCTTCTCCGGGAACCCTGACTACCCCCTCCTGAAGACCTGGGTCCAGGAGTCGATCCAGGACTCGATGACGCGGGGAGAGCCGACCTCCGTGCTCGGTGACACCGAGCCGGGCTCCACCGCTCCGGCGGAGACCGGGAAGGCTCCCGAGGAGGAGGACGAGGACCCGTCGGCCGAGGCGACCACCACCGAGGAGGCGACCCCGAGCGACGCGCCGACCAGCGAGGAGAGCACCGACGCCGGGACGCCGAGCTCGGGCGAGGAGAGCACTCCGGCGCCGCCGGTCGACAAGGACCCGCTGAAGTCCTGCCTCCCGGGTGCCGAGGCCGAGGGCTGA
- a CDS encoding mycothione reductase, with protein MTDTTHFDIALIGSGSANSFPGPELAGRSIVQIDRGVGPDRVFGGTCINLGCIPTKMFVHTADLARTPAEAGRFGLAEQLDHVDWPAIRDRIFGRIDAISTGGEEYRRDHEDNANLTLLRGTARFTGPKTLHVTGNDGTEQTITADTIVLGAGSRPVLPEIDGLAEAEPHTSDTIMRVDRLPASLAILGSGVVAVEMAHVFASLGVEVTLIARSSRVLRAADADVSSRLTEILGDRLRLETDLSTTAVRRTVEGVELRGERDGAEVLIRAEELLVAVGRRPSSDLLDVAAAGIDTAPDGRVEVDAHQRVLGGGEVLEGLWAFGDLSSPHQLKHVANHEQRIMRHNILHPEQLRRSDTMPIPSGVFTHPQVAWVGIDEAAARAQGRAVKVAVQEYASIAYGWAMEDTTGFAKIIVDAETTEILGAHLIGPEATTLIQLLIQAMSTGQTARDIAATQYWIHPAMPELIENALLQLVD; from the coding sequence GTGACCGACACGACGCATTTCGACATCGCCCTCATCGGCTCCGGCTCCGCGAACTCCTTCCCCGGGCCCGAGCTCGCCGGCCGCAGCATCGTCCAGATCGACCGGGGCGTAGGCCCCGATCGGGTCTTCGGCGGGACCTGCATCAACCTCGGCTGCATCCCCACCAAGATGTTCGTGCACACCGCGGACCTCGCCCGCACCCCCGCGGAGGCCGGCCGCTTCGGCCTCGCCGAGCAGCTGGACCATGTGGACTGGCCCGCGATCCGCGACCGCATCTTCGGCCGCATCGATGCGATCTCCACCGGCGGCGAGGAGTACCGCCGTGACCACGAGGACAACGCGAACCTCACCCTGCTGCGCGGCACCGCCCGCTTCACCGGGCCGAAGACCCTGCACGTGACGGGGAACGACGGCACCGAGCAGACGATCACGGCGGACACCATCGTGCTCGGCGCCGGATCCCGGCCGGTGCTCCCGGAGATCGACGGCCTCGCCGAGGCGGAGCCCCACACCTCCGACACCATCATGCGGGTCGACCGGCTGCCGGCGTCGCTGGCGATCCTCGGCTCCGGGGTCGTGGCGGTGGAGATGGCGCACGTCTTCGCCTCCCTCGGCGTCGAGGTCACCCTGATCGCCCGCTCCTCCCGGGTGCTGCGTGCCGCCGACGCCGACGTCTCCTCCCGGCTCACCGAGATCCTCGGAGACCGGCTGCGGCTGGAGACGGACCTGTCCACCACCGCGGTGCGTCGCACTGTCGAGGGCGTCGAGCTGCGGGGCGAGCGCGACGGCGCCGAGGTGCTGATCCGGGCCGAGGAGCTGCTGGTCGCCGTCGGCCGTCGCCCCAGCTCCGATCTCCTGGACGTCGCCGCGGCCGGGATCGACACCGCGCCCGACGGGCGCGTCGAGGTCGACGCGCACCAGCGCGTGCTCGGCGGCGGGGAGGTGCTCGAGGGTCTGTGGGCCTTCGGCGACCTCTCCAGCCCGCACCAGCTCAAGCACGTCGCCAATCACGAGCAGCGGATCATGCGGCACAACATCCTCCACCCCGAGCAGCTGCGTCGCAGCGACACGATGCCGATCCCCAGCGGTGTCTTCACCCATCCGCAGGTCGCCTGGGTGGGGATCGACGAGGCCGCCGCCCGGGCGCAGGGCCGTGCGGTGAAGGTGGCGGTCCAGGAGTACGCCTCGATCGCCTACGGCTGGGCGATGGAGGACACGACCGGGTTCGCGAAGATCATCGTCGACGCGGAGACCACCGAGATCCTCGGCGCCCACCTGATCGGCCCGGAGGCGACCACACTCATCCAGCTGCTCATCCAGGCGATGAGCACCGGGCAGACCGCCCGCGACATCGCCGCGACCCAGTACTGGATCCACCCGGCGATGCCGGAGCTGATCGAGAACGCCCTGCTCCAGCTCGTGGACTAG
- a CDS encoding HAD family hydrolase: protein MADSRCVFIDYDGTLALQGVVPPAHAEAVRRARARGHVILLCTGRCASIIAPEVMALFDGVVASAGGWIRLGEELLEDQRFPDQLGRRAVEVLQSHDVPFVLETPDALVCTARSADELRSRVDPSSPAPAEGSLGRGIQDLVEAISVPEDPAECSFAKISVWGSPVRVEDLAEEIGPEVGALPNSIQDEVSSGELHLRAIDKADGVRRVAEHLGIDLSATVGIGDGMNDLGMLRAAGTAIAIEGAPEAVLEAAEGVTVPGPLEHGIVVAFERLGML, encoded by the coding sequence GTGGCCGACAGCCGCTGTGTGTTCATCGATTACGACGGGACCCTCGCCCTCCAGGGCGTCGTCCCCCCGGCCCACGCCGAGGCCGTGCGCCGGGCCCGGGCGAGGGGCCACGTGATCCTGCTGTGCACCGGACGCTGCGCCTCGATCATCGCCCCTGAGGTGATGGCGCTCTTCGACGGCGTGGTGGCCTCCGCCGGCGGCTGGATCCGGCTGGGCGAGGAGCTGCTCGAGGATCAGCGCTTCCCCGATCAGCTCGGCCGCCGCGCCGTCGAGGTGCTGCAGAGCCACGACGTGCCCTTCGTGCTGGAGACCCCCGACGCCCTGGTGTGCACCGCCCGCTCCGCCGACGAGCTGCGCAGCCGGGTCGATCCCTCGTCGCCGGCACCGGCGGAGGGCTCGCTGGGACGCGGCATCCAGGACCTCGTCGAGGCGATCTCGGTGCCCGAGGATCCCGCCGAATGCTCCTTCGCGAAGATCTCCGTGTGGGGCTCGCCGGTGCGGGTCGAGGACCTCGCCGAGGAGATCGGCCCCGAGGTGGGGGCCCTGCCCAACTCCATCCAGGACGAGGTGAGCTCCGGGGAGCTGCATCTGCGGGCGATCGACAAGGCCGACGGGGTGCGCCGGGTGGCCGAGCACCTCGGCATCGACCTCTCCGCGACGGTGGGCATCGGCGACGGGATGAACGATCTGGGGATGCTGCGCGCGGCCGGCACGGCCATCGCGATCGAGGGTGCACCGGAGGCGGTCCTCGAGGCCGCGGAGGGCGTCACCGTCCCCGGTCCGCTCGAGCACGGCATCGTGGTCGCCTTCGAGCGCCTCGGGATGCTCTGA